One Struthio camelus isolate bStrCam1 chromosome 10, bStrCam1.hap1, whole genome shotgun sequence genomic region harbors:
- the LOC104143983 gene encoding chemokine-like factor, which translates to MATVDGAYPRSPRGAIKIARLLVAFATFVCFAASRSHEAYTALAIMEVVITLLFFLLYLLKLDKKMKWLFWPLADIFNSVVAAVFLLVVCLFAIIIKTNYGTLVGGVFGLLLFLLCIVDAVILFQKISLSGPRGTNYPTR; encoded by the exons atggcgacGGTGGACGGCGCCTACCCGCGCTCCCCGCGGGGCGCCATCAAGATCGCCCGCTTg cTTGTGGCTTTTGCAACATTCGTCTGCTTTGCCGCCTCAAGATCCCATGAAGCATATACAGCGCTTGCAATCATGGAAGTTGTCAtcactttattattttttctactgtatttacTAAAACTAGATAAAAAGATGAAATGGCTCTTTTGGCCTTTAGCT GATATTTTCAACTCAGTGGTTGCAGCCGTGTTTCTCCTAGTTGTGTGCCTGTTCGCGATAATAATCAAGACGAATTACGGGACGCTGGTTGGGGGA GTGTTTGGCCTTCTATTGTTTCTTCTGTGCATTGTAGATGCGGTTATTCTTTTCCAGAAGATCAGTCTTAGTGGACCCAGAGGAACGAATTATCCTACCAGATGA